The following proteins are encoded in a genomic region of Lytechinus variegatus isolate NC3 chromosome 7, Lvar_3.0, whole genome shotgun sequence:
- the LOC121418100 gene encoding uncharacterized protein LOC121418100 has translation MQQIHDIISSLAEERDVEVQYIPDYEPSYDVDMTFVSLCGISTISELIPGVCRAIAEAYKDEVFNIPTTPGAWSTLAQQFEQRWNIPHAIGTLDGKHTAIKKPAITDSLYHNYKGFFSIPLLALVDAEYKFIWIELGGK, from the exons ATGCAGCAGATACACGACATCATTTCATCTTTGGCAGAAGAACGAGATGTGGAAGTTCAATATATACCAGACTATGAACCATCCTATGATGTAGACATGACCTTTGTCTCCCT ATGTGGTATCTCAACCATATCAGAGTTGATTCCAGGAGTGTGCAGGGCCATTGCAGAGGCATATAAAGATGAGGTCTTCAACATACCTACCACCCCTGGAGCATGGAGCACCCTTGCCCAGCAGTTTGAACAGAGATGGAATATCCCCCATGCAATTGGTACATTGGATGGAAAGCACACAGCCATTAAGAAGCCAGCAATCACAGACAGTCTCTACCACAACTATAAGGGCTTCTTCTCTATACCACTGCTGGCATTGGTAGATGCAGAGTACAAGTTCATCTGGATTGAGCTGGGAGGTAAATGA